From the Anopheles merus strain MAF chromosome 2L, AmerM5.1, whole genome shotgun sequence genome, the window ACACCGGTCCATGCTTCTGTGCGTCGAGCAAACACACGTCACTCCAACTGTTGTTTTGTATGCAAACCAGAAAACCAGTTCTGGTGCTGTTGCCGATGCGTCTGCGTGGGATTTCCCCTCTACCAACAACTTGGGAGGCATGTCCATCGATCTTTGTGTGTAGTGTGTAGCTGCAGCTGCTTTTTTGTGTAGAGGACTGTACCACTGCTCGACTGCCTGTCCGACTGCTCGAATACGATTTCAATAGTAATCAAATAATCCCACTTACGATTGCGGGCAATTTCCTAGTTCACAACGCAACACCGCTGGGCGATAACCTTTGGATCGGTTGGTTTGCAACGGCGATCGTACCATGATCGGCAGAGCGAGCAGATCTGAAATCAAACAGGTCAACGAATTTTAGCATATTAGCACATTGTAGATCCAGTTCCTGTATGGTCAAGAACGAACGAGTAGTCCTGCTGTCCCTTCCGAATAATCTTATTAGATGTCGTCCGAGTAATACGATCGTCATGCGTTTCATCTGTCAGCTCAGGGTGAGGGGAGGAATCACCGCCCAAAGGCGCGACAATCACATATAAAAGATCTCTTGATCCCTTTATCGCGCTCGGGGGAAATCCCAATCATAAATCCCCACCCTCTATGGCAAACGCAAACGTTTCCCGTTTTGCCATTGCTCATTATCAGTTGATCCCCTCCAGTGCTGATCGCGCccaaagtaaacaaaacaaaaccggaCCAGAGTTTGTGATCGCACTGTCGAtcatgatgctgatgatgatgatgatgatgatggtggtggtggtgggaagTAAAGATTTCGACCTCCCCGCCCAGCCGAAGATCGCGacaatggcaaaacaagatCCGAAGGACAGGACGCAGCATCTTCGTGTCGTGCTGGTTTGAACTTGGCGGGGGGGTTTCGAGTGTTCTGCTGCGAGTAGACCAAACCCAGACCCTGATCGGGGAGCCTGTTCAGAGTGTTTTGAGCAACGCGTGTGACCGGTAGTGTTAACAAATAATCcaccctgtgtgtgtgtgaacgatGAACAGATTCGTTGGAGTGATCATACTTTCGGCACTGGTGATCGGTGCCTTAGGTCAGAACGACGGCCGTGGTAAGTGATTCAGAGATTGGGAGCTGTAATTTTTTATAAGCTTTAGGCTTGATAATGGTTATTTGTTTTGGTATAATGAGAATTGTGACCTAGAAAAGTAAAGGTTTGGTAATAGTTCGAAGCGATGATCTTGTTCGTAGGACCTTGCATTACATTAACTAACAGTCATGTCCAAAAGGTAGGATGTCTAATATCATCATGGCTAAATATTGTTTGGATCCTAGAAACACTGTCTAGACCTTACTTTTAGGATAACCGCCAACCTAAAACATTGAATTATCTGTCGCAGTTGTTTGTTTCTTGTCAATTGCCGTTATGAACCTTGGTGACTGTTTGTTGTCTTCCTTCCAAATCTCCTTGAGACACTGTGTCTCCCCATGATCGGTAGATTACAGCAAAACACCTCCCCAAAGACGTACCCATTAGCTAAGGTCAGCTAGTCAGTCCTGACCTTTTGCGAGGCCACTCGTGCACATTGGTAGAGCAccatgttttttcttcttttgctcttTTATTTTCGGACATGTTTTGATACACCCTCAGAATCCGTTTTTGAACCAATACCCTCGCAAACCGGAAATACTGGTTTCGCTTTTATTTGTGCGTTTGTGCGCTTCGAATGGCTGGCAAACTAAACACAGCCTAGCCCAGACTTTACAAATTGGGATGGCATTCCGTCCGGTTTCACACTCATTCGCCGGGACAAACGAATTAACAACATCCGTACCCGAAGCTTCGGAGTCTGGTTCGCTACGCAAGAACTGGTTTTCGAGAGCTGTGGTACGCAaatttgcagaaaaaaaaactggggaAGCTCTTCAGCTGTAGAGGACTGCAAGACAAGTGGGAAAGCGATGCTATCCAAAGTGAACAGGAGAGGACAACAAACCTTTTAATTGCTTCCCGTTGCTCTCTATATGTAAATTAGAGTCACCCAAGTGGGttgaattttatttgattattgCCTTGATTTGGCCTTTTCCGAAGTgtgtgtaaataaaacaaaacccaaccaacttgtttGCATGTTTGAGGGATGTCGTAAGCAATCCACACCCTACCCTCTGAGCCAACGGGTCAGCGAAGATCATTACCATAACAGTGGAATAGCCTTCcagtttgttggttttttgcgCCTTTCCTTGTTCAACTCGACTTAATTAAAGCTTAACAACTTCTTAACATCATCCCATTTTCAGATGCTGAGGTGAGAGATCGCGCCGGCAATGGGTACGAGGTCCTGGTCGAGTCGTCCCTGCACGTGCGAAAGGCAAACCCGGCCGTACGACGCAACGTGCGCAGCGTGCTAGATCTGCTGGTGCCACCGGAAGCGGTGCTCGTGCGCCAAAAGCGCCAATTCAAGTAAGTTCCCAAACCCACTCCAATGTGTACGTTTCTTTCTCCCCAAAATACCTCCCTATTTTTACGGCTGACCTTGAGAGAGGGTGCTCCATCTGAATGAGGGTGGTGTCCGTTTGTTCATTGTGCATGCTGATCTTGTGCGCCATCTTAACGATCGTTTAGATGCGACCGGGTTCGATCGGAGCTGCTAGTAGGGGAGTGCAGTGGCGATCGCGAAAAAGATGTGCAGATATTGATTGAGAAAGAAGCTAgtgtttttggtaaaaaagtcagccaaaaacacaaacgcaaCCCGGAAGATGATCGTACAGAATCTAACGCCCAGACACTGTACTAAACTTCCAAGGAGACAAAAAAGCGGTCCCAAATTCGATCCACGTACGATGAGTTCTTCTTTTTGTATGACAAGATACACATCCACAGATTAACGATCGCACCCATCGAAACCGCACTAATGTTGACAACACCTCTTCGCCTTTGGCTACTTCCTTCCACGACTCTTTACAGTGGGTTCGGTGCGTCCAGCTCGAATGCTAATGCCAACGCCTTCAACCAGTATTACGGCCCGAACGGATTTGGAGCGAGCGCGGCCAACGCGGGCGCACAGTCCTTCTACAACCAGGGACCGGGTGGTGGTTTCGGTGCATCGGCAGCCAACTCCGCCTCGCAAGGCTTCTCGGCCGGTCCGGGCGGTTTCTCGGTAAGCTCCAACAAACAAtcatttcacacacacacacagcactcaCCGCAATGTGTTCTTCTCGTTGGCGTTTCTAGGGCTCCGCTGGACAGTCCGGTAGCCAGAGCTACAAGCTTCCCGGCAACAAGGACGTGAACCTGTCGTACAGTGGTGGATTTTCCGTTGCCAACGGCCAGCCCAGCGTATCGCAGGGCAGCTCGATCAGCTTCTCGAAGAAGTAGACTAGCGGCACACAACAGCGCTGAACGACGACAATAAACACGGCAACACGAGACGAGCGGACAATGACTCGGTATAGAACTAAGTGCACGCGAGAGGAACCTTAATGTCTCGGCAATGGAAATAAAAGTGTCTCTGCGTAACAACCCGTGACTTAAAGTTTCCTTAAAGGTGCACTTCCCAGGGGGAAGATCCTCAATTTTGGGGGCAAGCTTTTCACCTTTGTCTTTAAGTGGCCTATTTTGGGGTGgcgatttttttctcttcaccTCTTTCCTATCTCACTGAGATGCATTTTTTGCTCATTAAGACCACCCTCTGCTCTCCCTTGACGGCGCCATTCATGGTAATGGTTTACGGGACATTCGAATTTTGGGCAAGGCGAAGCAGTCTACACGCCAGATCGTAACCTCTTCGCCAAGAATGAGCTTTATGCGCGCGCTGATTGATATTCACCACGCGTCACACGCAAGCCGGACTTACGCCTGCCTCGGCCGATTGACGTTTGCTCGCGGACAATCGGGACCAGCAGCTGGCAGATAGGGCTGGCCCGCATTTGCATAATCGAATTGACCATTGAGTGCTTCAGCTTCAGCCCGGACAGCGCCTTTCGTTCCTCGAATCGTTCTAGCGGTAGGTGCGCACGAGAAGGGCCCAAAAGGATAGGGATTTGCGTCGACGGGCAACTCCCTTTCGGGCCGCGTGATTCATGGCGCTGTGATTCATCGCGAGCACAAGTGATCGCGTGAGTGTaagggtgtgtgtatgtgctcttctctgtagcataatttattcgCCTGGCATTCATCAATCAGCGGACACATTTTTATTGCTCacgcttttttttgccgagATCGGTGGATCGGTTGTCCCGACGCGGAACGAGCTGTGATTGAAATGCTCATACACCCTCGTCAGAAGATCCCGGATGGACGCGAGACTTAGGGCGTTTTTTCTGCATGAAAAGTCGTACACAAACCCATGGAGACTGGGGGATATTTATAGttcttttttatcgtttttgaATTTAGCCCCGAATCTGTAACACATCCGTGAGCTCGTACATGCTAGCTATGATTGTTTTTATGATGTTTTATTCTCCCCTTGGTGCAGAAGAGGCCTCAGGAAGGATTGTGAGGGCATATGCTAggacccaaaaaaaaacccaaaactcTGATGACGAGCTCAAACAACTGGGTCTTGAGCCCGTGATCGGTTGCCGCGATCCATATAAATTGACGTGATTGACGTTGCATGTGCCGAATTCGAGCTTGTTCGCACGTCCCAGATTGGGATAGTAAGTAGTTCTTggggagttgttttttttttttttaattttagatCAACCTATGCTGATTTAACGCTGTGGGGTGTTGCGAACTAtaacaagaaataaaaaaaggcaatGACAAcggaatgattttttgtttgttttgtttacaatagAAGGTTTGTAAAGCCTAATCATGTGATCGGGATATAGTTATTGAATTGATCGATAGTATTTTATGAAATTAAGGCGAGTACCGTATGACTTTGTTATCACAATTAACAAACTTCTAAAAGGCTGTTCTTatgataaataaaattccGTACACAGGAAGGAAAACTATTGTTTGTAACTaactaattaaaaaatatgtttaatattgACTTCAATTTTCTGTAAGTAGTATTTATGAATTGTGATTACTTATGTAGCATTATATTTTACAaaggtttagtttttttaaatcaaaattttagaattattttttactgtaacagttacagggtttcccacgatttattggtcagtttccatgattttttggtgcgttcccacgattttttggtcgtatctcatagatttttggttcgttcctataatttattggtattttccgatttgatatcaatacaatcggaccaaaaaattctgggaaacggccaaaaatcgtgggaacgcaccaaaaaaatatgggaacccaccaaaaattgatgggaactgaccaataaatcgtgggaaaccctgtaatagtaaatgtgtgtaaaaaaattaaaaacagaattgcatacattcaggcgttcAGTGCGAATACACTAAAGCTTGCTTGGTTACCCCGAAGTTTAATGTTTCGTTCataattattcttttttttattgtttgcttcccGTGCGATTTATCTCAACATCAGGATCATAATAGTTTTTCCCATAAAAAAATGTCTCTAAAACTATCATTGCCTAGTAGCTCACATGCTGGTTTCCATTGCTGCTTCCCCCATCTTGCTAACTGTACCTCATCTGCAACAACACGTTCGAATGCTCTGTTTCCTGTTCAGCATGCAAAGAGCAACCGATCCCACCATAATGTTACAGATTTATGTGCAAAGGTAAGCTTTGTTTCCCATGATTTAGGTGGACCTCCGGCGTACGCGACGATCGCGCGAGGTCGAAGATCGTTCCTCAAGCGTTcgatcgttttctttttttcgagTGTCACTCCAAGAAATCTAGCAAATTGGCAACAGCGACAGCCACGCAGCTGTTCTGTATTCTACACCTTGCCCAAAACGTGCGGCATCGTTTGATGCCGGACTTGCAGTCCCCTGTACTCCGGTAACTGAACTCTCCAATAGCCCGTACATTTTGCAGCAAAGTGTcataaaaacacataaattgtTGTAAAAAGTTTTACGATCGTTCTTGCGCGGGAATCAAACCCCATTTACCCAGAGCACGGTTTGCAGATAGCACCCAACAGctcttttgtttgttctttttgctATCCCTGTCCCGTCTTAAAGTCATCTTTGTAGTGGGTCATCCTACTCTCGATTTAAAAAACGTTCAAGCTCAAGCTCCGAGAGCGTTTAGGTCGTATAATTTACgctttttatttatgttttattaccATCACATCATGAATCTTATTTCAATGAAGCAATTATCTTAATGCTGACAGCttcggtgtgtgtgcgcgcacccAGCAGGCGCACGTGATTCTTCTCAGGTACCGGGGACCACTCCACTCATCCCACTCATGGGTCACCTTTCGCCTGCTAGAATCGATCGGTGGCTAATTTTGCCAAAATTATCATACAATGCTCCCCTCAATTCGCTGGTGGAATGCGCATCCGGAATCCTATGCGGGCTACTAGCACGGCCGGTCGGCGATACTAGCAAGCGAGCATGATTCTGATCGACCGGTGGCAGATGGCCGTCCCGGCGACAGATGTCACGAAATGATTGACATCGATTTCGGTTGTCGGCCACTCGCCGTGCGCGGCCTAGTCCGGTCGAAATTCAACGAAATATCTTCAATCATATCGATATTAGCGACGAGACATTCATGCACAATGAGTTCTGTCGAATTTCGCGATCAAGTGATCGACGGAATGGAGGGGAAATGGAAGTTTATGAGGGACCGAGAATTAAGGATATTAATAGATGatgcaacaatttgttctTTTAACTAACCTCAAAGCGTTTTTTCTGTGTTCCGAAGATCGTTCAAAGATCATCttcagttgttgttttttaaagCTCTCGTTTTTCCCAGTACCCGCACACCCGCTCAACTCCCTCATCGACTACACGGTCATTACAACACTGCAACACTTCTTTGGGAcagctttgtttgttttaaatttattcctAAATCTAATAAAATCAATAGCCGTACATACGAAATGAAGCGACGGGCAGACACCGGCGACATCTGCACGGTACGCCGTGAGTGACGGTGTGACGGAACGGATGGGAGGAAGACACACATGGGCAATAATACTCTTACCCATGGGCTGCATACCAACGAGGCCGGCCAAAGCACCGATGGGCCGGACGGTTGGCACAAACCATCGGTATAAAAGGCGTTGATCCCGGGCATGATGGTTATCAGTCGGTGCTGGGAGATCAGTCTCGGTGGACACGAGATTCAAGCCACGTGTGTTACTGTTGCCCGGGACTTTcaggcaaaagaaaaacagaagcCAATCAACGATTTAGAATAAAGTTTTCTCCAAACGTAGCTACGTATTCAAACGTGTTTCAAACGGCAGTGAGTGGTTCCCGGTGTGAATTAAGGCGTGTGTAGTGCGTGtggcatacatttaggcgtcaTGTCGTTCTCAAGCGTTGCCGTGTTGGCGTTGCTGTGTGGCGTTGGGCTTTGCTTTGCCTATCCGTATCCCTATCCGCAGAATGGTGCGTTTGTGTCGTTGGTGTACCGTGCATTAGCTCCAAACCAGTGACCATTCAACTGTCTTTTCTCTTTTACCCCTTGGGCTTGCAGCGTTCATGTACTACCGCAATGCACTTCCGGTGATGGCATACCCTCAGCTGCAGCAAACCGCCATGTATCAGCACGCAATGTACCAGAACCAGCGGCTACGGCAGAACTATCAACGTCGTTCGGCAACGAGCGGGGTGGCCGCATTTGCCGCCGGAGACAACATCGCCACCGGTACGATTCTCAAGGGTAAGTTTTTTTGGTGACGCATAAGAAGAAACTTTTCGCAAACGCGTTTTTGCGGCATTCGTCTTCGTTCGCTACCATTTAACAGCTGACTGCCGACCCGCAGATCCTGCTGTGGAGGGTTACCCTTCGGTGCAGTCGTTTGCCGATGCGTACCCAGCGGACGCGTTGCCCGAGAATGAGATCCCGCTCAGCGACGATGGTGAACAGTTGGAGCAGGATGGAAATGCCGGGGGCGAGCTAGACTTTGCACTAGACAACGAGGAGCCCCTGGAGGATGTgccggctgttgctgctgcgccgCTAGTGCCGACGACAACCGACAAGCGCAAGAAGAAGGTTACCGTCCAGCTCGATTCTGCCTCGACTGAAGACGATCAGGAGGATGAAGAGCAGGTAAGCTTCGGAACGCGTCGTGGTGGTTCGGCCGGTCGTCCCGCCGGAGGGTCTGCTGGACCCATGTTCCCCGTTACGTTTGGCAGCACCAATGGCGGTGCGATCGCTATTGCTAACAGCTACAGCACGGGAAAGGGTGGATCGGCTACCAGCCATGCCACCGCTTATGGCAGTCCAGCCTCGGTTCCGGAGGAACGTCGGCGGGCTGTTGTGCTGCAGCAACagaagcagcaccagcagcaacagcaacagcagcgcagCATTCGTCCGGCTAAGCTGCGAACGAAGCACTAAGGGTGCGCATACTGTCGAACCAGCAAGGTGGTGCTGTCGGTGTGTTGGTTTAATTTATTCCTAGCAGTTCAACGTTTGTGCGATAAGCGATAAACCGAACGCATGTGCATGTGACTGGCCTAATAAATGTTTACTTTATCTAACGAATGACGAGCCCGTGTTTGGAGTGTTTATTTCTTCGTATGCTAGGGTGTAAGAAGGTTCGTTGCTTAGTCCACCGCATACTTTAtttacgcctaaatgtaggcaacgGATGCGTAATTTAAATACCTAATCCAAATGATCCAATATACACTTAGTTGATGGGATCTAGCGTAATTCAGAGTTGTTCAGAGTTTTAGTTAGTACACGTCATGTATTATGTCAAATGCAGTCTTTCCATAAGCTGCAGGACCTAGACaaacagaaatgaaaaaaaaaactctgatGCACGGTAAAATTATATCGCCATGCAAATAATGACTGTTTTTGATAATAAATTCATCCAACGCCTCTGTTTTGGGTGAATCTAATTTATCAATGTCATTATTTCCAACATTGAGAACAGCAACAGTTAAGTGACCTTGCTCAAGGCTTTGAAGCAGTCCACAGTCTAGACAGCTCAGCATCAACGAATCACCCAATAAACCTGGTCTAGATATAAAAGGTTGTCGTACATGTGTAACAGAAATTCCAAAAACGATTGAAATATGTCCGTATTATCAAACGTGTTAGGCTGCCACAATAACACCTACCGCACTTTCTAATACTTCCACTGACTTTACGACCACTGATACTggaaaacaacaccaacatcACAGGCACAAGTTTGAAAGATTGTACACGCAACAGTTCAATCTGAGTAATTTTAACATGGTTGTCAAATGTGGATACATTTATTCAAAAGTGCCATACGAGCGCCCTCCGATATTCTAAATATGTACGGATGTTAAGCTAGGCCATACTTCTACAAATACAATTTCTTTCAAAAGAACTCGTTTTTTACGTTCGTCACCTTTGCCATCCAAAACTTCATCCATGGTCATATATATAGTCCGAGAACGAAGTAAAACACACACGTTCACAATTCTATAATCAAATTCCAATCTCTCTTTCAACGGCAAAGTGTGCGTGTCTAATATTATCAACCCGTTTTGGATGGGTACCCGGAAAATTTATAGCTTCAACGCATCAAACCACTTGTGAGTTCGGATTCGGAGGAGATTCGCCCAAAATTGCACACCGCCAATAGGATTACCAATAAGTTTGTAGTATTTTCAACCGAGGATTTacgaattttgtaaaaaaaattggttcACGTTACGTTGTTCTGATAAATCTGTGATCCCCCCAGATACCTAAGATAATTGAGTTTCTTAATACTTGTGTACAAGTGTGGTAGAAGTAATTGCTTACAAGTGAACTATCGACATTCGTCGTCTGTTTGCCAATACCCATATGCGATGGAATTCCCACTTTTTGGATCaatccttttgtttttattcgatCGAGAATGAGTTGCCGAGATACTTCAAGTGtatttttcatgcatttttaCACACTCTTCGTCGAGCATTATCTCTAGTTGTCCATCATAAATGTTTTGTGAGGGATAAGAACTTTTGGTTCTAAAAAACTTGCGCTAAAAAGCCACTGTAGCAAAATTGCATATTGTAAAAAAGAAAtcccaaaagaaaaacacttcaaaataAGAGTGTAACCCGATCCAGCTTAAAAACACTTCGAACTTATTAGTACTCCTCAACACAAACTGGTTTATCATTCCTACATTTTGAACTCCGTAGTCGCTAGATTCGTACAACTGTCTCGATCGACCATTAGTTTCCGAACGACGGCCTTGTGTGGCACACATCCAACTTCATCCGCACGATGAAGCATTGGTATGGCTTTGCCATTGTAGGACTTTGTTTGCTGCTAGAAAGGACGAGCTGTGCGCTGCAGAAAGGAGGTAAAGTGAACAGCACTGGCAACAGGCAAACGAAATagaattgattatttttgtattgtttttttcatgttcaGCTATcgagcagaaaaaaacggcGAATTATTTGGTGAAGGAGAATTCTGTAGCACGTGTAAGCCAGGTGGAAATAAATACTAATTATGGTGAGTTTCAATGATGGATTATGTTTTGGCTTCATTTACACTGGAACAAAATGATCTTTAGTGAAGTTGAAGTGTTAAAGTGATCAAATAGGAATCTGCCGGACGTTCATAGAAATATTAAAGCTTTTTATTACAACTTCCTCTCTTTTAAAGAAAGTACAGGGTTTTTGAACCCAACCATAAGAAAGATCTTTaaagataaaattaatttcaactaCTTTATTCGACCAATAATGAACAATACtgaaattacatttttaaatattgtacGCATACACACTAAAACCTTTTTCTCGATTACAGATCCAAAAAAAGCCACCACGGCAACTGCCAGAAGGCCGACAGTGCAGCAAcctaaaatattaataaacggACAACCAATACAGAATTTTCAGTCACTAGTGCAGCAAATTAAACCCACCGTAGCAAAGTCGAGTAAACGAGTTCAGCAAGTGCTAGTCATACAACAGCCACAACGTGTGGTCCAGCAAACCGTAGCATCAGCTCCAAAGACTCAAATTATTAAGCTGCAGAAAATAGTGCAGCAGGTTCAACCTAGTAGAACAAGTGCTCCACGGACTCAAATCATCATACAACAGCCACAACGTGTACAGCAGGTTCAGCGAACCGGGACAAATGCACAGCGCACTCAAATCATTATACAGCAGCCCCAACGTGTGCAGCAGGTTCTGCGAACCGGTACAAACGGTCAGCGGACTCAAATCTACTTACAACAGCCTCAACGTGTGCAGCAGGTTCAGCGAGTTGGGACAAACGCACAGCGAACACAAATCTACTTACAACAGCCCCAACCTGTGCAACAGATTCAGCGCATCGGAACAAACGCAAAGCGGACGCAAATCTACTTACAACAGCCTCAACGAGTGCAGCAGATTCAGCGAGTCGGGACAAACACTCCCCGTACTCAAATCATCATACAACAGCCTCAGCGTGTGCAACAGGTTCAGCGAATCGGGCCTAACGCTCAGCAGACTCGGGTCTACATTAAACAACCCCAGCGTGTGCAGCAGGTTCAGCGTATCGGTTACCTTACAAGTGCTCCACAAACACAAGTAATAAGGCTGTCGCAACAGGCGCAGCCCATTTCAACGGCAAAAGTTCAACAAGCATTTGTAATAAGGCAACAGCCACAGGTAATACGCCAGCCACAGCAGCGTATCGTAACAGCGCAATATGCGCCTGCTCAGTCGCAGAACAAGCGCGTGCTGGTCCAGTACCGTCAGGGGTGAATCTCAGGTTCAATACTAACTTAGGCATCGGTCAAAGGTCGAATAATTCGTTGATCCTATGTTCCCGAACACGTTTGGTAGCACCAATGGCGGTGCGATCGCTATAGCCTACAAGCCAAGCTCGGGAAAGGATGGATCGGCCACCTGCCACACCACCGCTTATGGCAGTTCAGTACAAGGCGACTGTCTGAGAGCTATTGATCTGCATTCGTCTGGCTAAGGCATTtcgaacaaacaagacaaacattgTCTCAAACCtatcaaattccatacatttttcatgtgcGATGTCTTGTTCGATTGGTGTTAGACCGCCGGGCCAGTTGCGATCGAAAATTTACCGGATTTTCGTATCATTTTGCAAAGTGACAATATCAGCCACTTTCCCAAGCTCGATAAATACGGGAACGATCGAAGTGGTTATCAAAAATGACATAAATAGGTGGTTTTCTTAAATGATTTTAGAACATTTTGCCATATTGCAGCGATTACTGAGCAAGACGCtcgtaaaataaattaaagtaaCCGTTGTACCCAACTAACTACAATTATCGTTCCtcttcgatcgagtttggggAAAGTGGCTGTATCTCAACGACTGTGACATATTATAAATGCATGACAAAATTGTTCTAGTTTTTCTACTTAGTTTTTAATACACCACAACCTGATTTCAGTTTGACAGTGCTTTGTGACATGTTGAGGAACTGCCTGATCATTgtgatggaaataaaataaggaCGAGTTACTGaaaaaaacttcttcttcttatcctaaaacatgaaaataatGAGGCTGATAAGGCCAAAATAATCCAAAtccataaataaataaatatataggACATATAGAAGATAGTCACAGATTGTGTTTGGCATTAGAATA encodes:
- the LOC121593450 gene encoding pupal cuticle protein 36-like; the protein is MNRFVGVIILSALVIGALGQNDGRDAEVRDRAGNGYEVLVESSLHVRKANPAVRRNVRSVLDLLVPPEAVLVRQKRQFNGFGASSSNANANAFNQYYGPNGFGASAANAGAQSFYNQGPGGGFGASAANSASQGFSAGPGGFSGSAGQSGSQSYKLPGNKDVNLSYSGGFSVANGQPSVSQGSSISFSKK
- the LOC121592432 gene encoding uncharacterized protein LOC121592432 isoform X2; translation: MSFSSVAVLALLCGVGLCFAYPYPYPQNAFMYYRNALPVMAYPQLQQTAMYQHAMYQNQRLRQNYQRRSATSGVAAFAAGDNIATGTILKDPAVEGYPSVQSFADAYPADALPENEIPLSDDGEQLEQDGNAGGELDFALDNEEPLEDVPAVAAAPLVPTTTDKRKKKVTVQLDSASTEDDQEDEEQVSFGTRRGGSAGRPAGGSAGPMFPVTFGSTNGGAIAIANSYSTGKGGSATSHATAYGSPASVPEERRRAVVLQQQKQHQQQQQQQRSIRPAKLRTKH
- the LOC121594291 gene encoding bromodomain-containing protein DDB_G0280777-like; the protein is MKHWYGFAIVGLCLLLERTSCALQKGAIEQKKTANYLVKENSVARVSQVEINTNYDPKKATTATARRPTVQQPKILINGQPIQNFQSLVQQIKPTVAKSSKRVQQVLVIQQPQRVVQQTVASAPKTQIIKLQKIVQQVQPSRTSAPRTQIIIQQPQRVQQVQRTGTNAQRTQIIIQQPQRVQQVLRTGTNGQRTQIYLQQPQRVQQVQRVGTNAQRTQIYLQQPQPVQQIQRIGTNAKRTQIYLQQPQRVQQIQRVGTNTPRTQIIIQQPQRVQQVQRIGPNAQQTRVYIKQPQRVQQVQRIGYLTSAPQTQVIRLSQQAQPISTAKVQQAFVIRQQPQVIRQPQQRIVTAQYAPAQSQNKRVLVQYRQG
- the LOC121592432 gene encoding uncharacterized protein LOC121592432 isoform X1; the protein is MSFSSVAVLALLCGVGLCFAYPYPYPQNAFMYYRNALPVMAYPQLQQTAMYQHAMYQNQRLRQNYQRRSATSGVAAFAAGDNIATGTILKADCRPADPAVEGYPSVQSFADAYPADALPENEIPLSDDGEQLEQDGNAGGELDFALDNEEPLEDVPAVAAAPLVPTTTDKRKKKVTVQLDSASTEDDQEDEEQVSFGTRRGGSAGRPAGGSAGPMFPVTFGSTNGGAIAIANSYSTGKGGSATSHATAYGSPASVPEERRRAVVLQQQKQHQQQQQQQRSIRPAKLRTKH